ATTAACTtcacaattaaaaccaattccTAATCTACCCTAGGTAccacaaaataaaaaaaggttaTTAAATTTGAAAGCGCTGAGTCTTTTATAATAGTAccgagataaaaaaaagttatcgATCACTGTAATTAAATAGATAATGAAACGCGTCTCCAATATCGTTCTATTTTCTCTGACATTGACGTTCCATCTACCGTGTTTAACTGGTAATTTGATATCACAAAATTTGCTTAAGAAAAGTGGTAATAGTGAAGGGCTATCTAGTAGATATTtctctaatattaaatattgtttataaatgatGTAGTTGGGCCCTTTTGGGAATTGAAAACATCGCTTTTCCAACtatgtataaacatattttgagtGTATGGAAAAGAGCGCTTTTCAACCATTGAATACTAGAAAATTCTTGATTTTCAAAAACAGATAATAAGTTCGTCACAGATATGTTTGATGTAGTTTGACCATGGTGTATTATAATTTCTAGATATATCATACAGTTTGTCACTCAGTTTGTTATTAGCTTATTCTATCATTTTGGTCCAGAGCCCAATCATTTGCACTTTTATGTTTACACTCAATGAAAATCTCCCAAATTCtcaatatacatacagttaGGTGTGGATGGTTTCTTAGTATGCTTACACAATATTAGATATAGACATTTAAAAAGTTTGGCGATACAAAAACCCCAAACCTCCCAGCCATATGGTGATATAATAGGCTTGATAgctttatcaaaaatatctaTTACAGTCAAAAGAAAGAATATAATTCTACATTTTGCTGTAGCACCATACATTGCCCAGAGAcctgtatatcaggtatatacgtctctgcaTGGCCTGAAGACCTTTTTCATATAATCATGATAACTGCTTGATATTTAAACGAGTAAAATCGTTACGTGTGAAATAAACCCCAAGATACCTGATTTCACAATGTCTATATCATTACCATTATAGATGAAACATACATCTGGAGACACCGTCCCGAAAATCATTACCttagttttttttcaatgtttacTTTAAGGTGCAATCATTTTGAATAATTGTTAAATACATTAAGTTGCATTTGTAAATCTGCGACAGAATATATTAATTATCTACTTCAAATTAATTTGTTCCGCAGTCCTATTCTCCAGACACTGTCGATTGCTTTCTCAAAATCGATGAAAGCACAAAACATACGACTTTTAAACTgattacaaataaaaattcaatttaAGATCAAAGTGAAATATCTGATAAATAGTGGAATGTTGCTTTCGAAACCCAGCTTGGTTAATTATTTAGGCGAGCTATAGTCGTAAACAGTTTACCCACgtgatttatatacagtaggcCTATAGGGCACAATGTTAAATGGGATTTTATGAAACAACCACTGCGGCCATGTGGGACATAATGTGttgtattaaaaaaacataGACAACAAACATATGTGAATCCTAACACATCTCTAATCTCAATCCGTTCCggtgtatattttataattttagaGTTAGCTCCCTTCAACTTCCTGCTTACAGAACGTGAAACGCAACATCGGCGATATTCGTATTTCTGCATGTGCTTTTATTTGTTACACATTGATAGTTTGTCAGACTATGTTCAGACGGAAACTATGCGCATTAGAGTATCAACAAGCAGACACTTTCGACCACGATAGTAAGTGAAAGCATCTCTTTTCTCTGCTTCCAAAACTTTTCTGATGTCGAGAAATGAACTGATGACACTGATGCCATGATCGGTTCTAGCTCCTTACCACAATCGTCAGTGAGGTGTACCTGTGATTGACATGTTTGTTTGTCTTTCCCTGGGTGTGCATAGCATGTACACGCTAGAAGAATATTAATGTTGTAATGTCATGATTTCGTAGCAACAAGATTGTTCTTTCAGGTTGGACACATGTACTAATAACATCtatttttattatacatgtaacgttACATGTAGATCTAGATAATAAGTCTAGCtgcaaatgtaaaaaaaaaaatattttttttataagttgTTGGCCTGCCAGTCTGGTAAAACGACCAGAGTCATTCAGGCTAAGATGTTATATCACacgtaaaatatataaaagcaCGCtagcaatgtatatatatatttatttatttcagatgAAAATGAGTTCAGGAACCTAATTGTGTGGCTAGAAGACCAGAAAATTCGTCATTTTAAGATTGAGAACAGAACAGGTCTAAGGAACATCAATGGCGGTGACTGGTCCAAGGCTCTCCAAAGTGTAAATCATTCTTCATTTTATATCCAGCAAGAGCTTTCAATAATCAGTTATATTAATAATAAGTGTTTTTGATATGAGGATGATAGGCAGCTAAATTATGctacaatacatgtattgtgatgtaataatcatttataaattttttaaattttctgtattttgtgttaTCAATGCCAGTCTTACTGTTTTGTGAGGCACCTTTAGGTACTTCGAATTCActaacatttaaaaactgacagCCTTAGGGAGCAGAGTAATTTTCACACTTAACTTCCAACaattttaatttacatatttttataacaatgaCAAATTTGTGACTTCATAGGAGTAGAGGGTTTATCCATGTGACACATGCCGTAGATAGCCTGTTTGCGATACAATAAATAAATCTACAAATAATGGAGATTCATCTAATTACAAAAAGGAATAAAATAATTACACTTGCAAGAATTCTGAGCATAATAACTTTGACAATAAGTAAATGTCAAAACAACTTTTCTATACAATATGGAAGATTTGCATAAGCTTCAATAAGCAAGAAATTCAAATTAGCAGTAGATACATGTAGCTCTAAACAGCAAATTATCTGAGAATCTGATAGTATGATTAGTGCATGATATAAAAAATCCccattataaaaatatatttagaatCCATACAAATCCACCAATGAAAATTACATTCAAGATAAAGTACTTACAATCAATCACTGTAGGATCCAAATTATATTCAAACAGTAGAAAACACTATATCTTCAGTTTAAGGTTATGACATTGGTGAGGTCTGGTCATTTTATTATGAGATTGCTCTAATTACTTTAGGATTCagtgaaaaaaatgataaaagtcACACTTGTCTCCAATAGTCAATCCCCATCTAGCATACATTTTTATATCCCTAACTGATACTAGAATTAGAGTAATAGTATGCATGTTTCAGTATCTAGAAGAACTTGGCTGTCCCTATCAGCTGGCTGAACGAACAGTTTTCATAGACTGGTTGCTGGGCTATGCAGTACGTCTGGATTATGGAGACTCTGGTAAGTCTGGATTATGAAAACATTGAGATGTACATGATATACTGTTCAAGATGAATGATCCTGTCTGGTTGAAtattaaataaagttttatttcaCAGTTGATCAGTACAAGACTGTAACACCAGACTCGGTGAAGGCCAAAGCTGCGGCACCTGCTGGATCTACCAACCCATTGGATAATTTAGattgtaagttttttttctctacAACACAAACTATTCTATACCATATTTCTCAGGCACTAGACCCAGTAATAAACTCACCCAAGTCTATTTTACAGTTCATTTGAAATACTAACTAATGctatttcattgtcctgcaataagcctGTCCTCTAAGCTGAGTCAAGTTTCGGTAcctattttctttgttttgtttaattgatatttttattgagTCAGTCACAAAATTTATGTGAAGCAAAGGTTCTTGATGAAAACATACACCGTATACAAAATATCAGatacaaatttcattcaaaatgaTCAGTTTGATACTTTCTTATTTTTGGGGGCTTGTTCACTGACTTTTTGGTCATCATAAAGGTCGAATATAGATCAAGAATTCagtaattttgtataaatgtctTGCATGTTTCCCAGTATGgaattttattgtattgtcgCATCAAGAATATTGATTTCTTGATAAGCAGCAAATGCATATATCTTAACCAATCTTTTGACCATTATCAATTATGCTCAATAGGAAAGTTgcagttttttttctaaacaacaTATTTGAGAAAACAGAATTTATAAAACATGTCCATGAGTGATTGACTGTGTACAATCCCAAAAAATGTGATAAATTGTTCCAGATGCCCCACTTCAACAGCTACATTCCTGATGTTCTAACGTTTTTCCTTTTAATAGCGTGAAATTTGTGACAACAATTCTGTGGATGATTCTGTAAACTTTGTAATTTTGAGTCTTTTGTCTCCTGAAATGGAAGAGCATGAGTGTTTTCCTAGTCACCTTGGTTGAGAGAAATATCCAAAATAGTGTGCCATCTTACATGAAATTGTTGATGATAGCCAacaattttttcaaatcaatatgATAACTTGATCCATAGAAAGTAAAAAGCCTGCTTTCTACTTTGAGTTCATGATGGGCATAGTACAGGATGAATACggtaaatgtttatttaaggTCACCTGAGTGAAATTAGGCCTTAAGTGATTTAACACCACCAGTTGTTATTACAATCAACCTATTTAGTTATCTTCCTGCAGACCAAGTGATCAGCCTGTGTCACGGTGCTGTATTCGTCATCTGTCTATCTGGTCTGGCATCAACTGTTTTTCTTGATAAAGTTCTCTGTAACTTAGTCATGATATTGGGATAGCAGCTTACATTCTGGGTTAAAGGGCTAACAATTACAAATTTATTTAACTCAATGACACTTCAAAATGTTTTGTGttgtaaatctttaaatgacttcttaaCCAAGAAGGCCATGATAGGATGATGGGGTCATGACATTAACATCCATGTAGTAAGATCttgggatgaaggactaccaactgtttttcaaatgaatgaccaaTTACTAAAATGATGGTGGTATTAATCCAGAGTTGATGTCTTCAGTTCACAAGCTACAGAACAGATGATCTGTACAGACCCATTGGGTATTTCCTTAATATGTTCCCATCATGCTCATACATCAAGGATGATTATCTCTGAAGTTACAACATTCCAGTGAGATTCTGTGTTTAACTGTTGGAATCTTGGTATTCATTGTTTACTGACATATTGCTTCTATGTATGACAGGAAgcaattttgatttacagtagGTTTAACACATACTTGGACATTTTTTACCTTTCTTTAGAATATTTTACTTAACAAATTACCAACAAATACACTTTGAATATTGtcttaaaattatcattatccCTAAAGTAACTTCGTAATATAGAGATTAATATCTTATGGCCTAATCaagttttggaaaaaaaaaagcagTATGTGTAGTACTAGGAAATATTCAATGAGGCCCTTCCTGTTAGTGTTCTACCAAACAGTCTAGTAACGCCTCTTATTGTCCTTAAGTGCTGACACTTTTTATCCCATGAGAACACACTGTAAAACAAGTATTCTAATTCCCCTGGGTGGGTTTTGACCCAGGGGAATTAGAATACTTGTTTTACAGTGTGTACGGTAAAACAAGCATTCTAATAGTATTTCCATGCATGAGTCATAGGGAACACACTGTAAAACAAGCATTCTAATTCGCCTGGGTCATAGGGAACACACTGTAAAACAAGCATTCTAATTCGCCTGGGTCATAGGGAACACACTGTAAACCAAGCATTCTAATTCTCCTGGGTCATAGGGAACACACTGTAAACCAAGCATTCTAATTCCCCTGTGTCTTAGGGAACACACTGTAAAAACAAGCATTCTAATTCTCCTGTGTCATAGGGAACACTGTAAAAACAAGCATTCTAATTATCCTGTGTCTTAGGGAACACACTGTAAACCAAGCATTCTAATTCCCCTGTGTCTTAGGGAACACACTGTAAACCAAGCATTCTAATTCCCCTGGGTCATAGGGAACACACTGTAAACCAAGCATTCTAATTCCCCTGTGTCTTAGGGAACGCACTGTAAAAACAAGCATTCTAATTCCCCTGTGTCTTAGGGAACGCACTGTAAAAACAAGCATTCTAATTCTCCTGTGTCATAGGGAACACTGTAAAAACAAGCATTATAATTCTTCTGTGTCATAGGGAACACATTGTAAAACAAACATTCTAATTCCCCTGGGTCATAGGGAACACACTGTAAAACAAGCATTCTAATTCCCCGGGGTCACCATGAAGAAACCACCAAAATGTTGGGTATTTGTCTGAAAGCTACGCTAGTAAAATgaatatgtaatacatgtacatgttgtaatcactattaaaattttcttatacatgtatattattgaaaaaaatcatatttcattaaaggaaataatttattaaaaaaaagttattaaaaaagTAATGATAATACCTCCATATAACTGTTTCtgaatatttgaaaaacatAATACATCAtcttttgtttgatatttttattgtcaCTATTTCTATGAAAAGTGATAAATATCACATGTTTGATAGTACACGATCTGGTATAATAAGTACTGGATGAAGTGCTTCCTGGTGTGTCATTGCTCTAACAGTGTATATATTGGGTCTTTCCTGTGACTTAAACCgttgaaaaatacaaaatactggCAAAACAGCTGGTTCAGACACAAAATGGAAGCAAAATAACGTAACATAaaaacatacaggtacatgtatattagtatGTACATACTTGACTTACCTTTAGTttattaaaatgacattttaacacAATACCGTCTTCCACccagagtaaaaattcattttGTGAAATCACCCATCCTGGTACTGTTTTCAGTCTTTGTGGATATAGGCATTGCCTGCTTAGAAAATCGGTGAAACCTTTCTGAATCGTCGTGACATCATATTAATACCTACATAACGTCGCGCCAATTACGTTGGCGCCATATACACAATACTTGTTATAGTGAAATATTATCTGTTTCAGTCAATGATGCCGATTTTAAGGCAGGAGTCGCCTCCCTTTCTATGATTCTAAAAGTACCTCCTCATGCTGATCATCTAGAACAATTAAAGGTAACGACATACCTACAGTAATtattatgtattgtttgatGTTCTTTGGCTTGATGTTACTTTTCAGATCATTCCCTATAATTGTCAAACAGGTTCCAGTTTAatcaatacattgtattcattACTAAAGAAAGTTAAGGAAAATTTCTATGAAGAAAGCATTATACATGCAGAGTTAAAGGAAAGTTCCTTAACTTAGATTTTGTCAATTATTTTGATCCAGTAATATGCCTTCCTGTGGAAAATGTTAAGTTACGGAACTTCCATATTataaggaatgttgatgaaactgtgGCCATATGTTTTTGTAATCGGAGCAAGGACTCAAAGAGCTGCTCATACTTTTCAGGCCATATGTTTACTGGTAAAAGACAGGCTGTCAAAGGAGGCATTAGAGAAAGCTGAAGCACAACCCAAGGTAAAGTTTTAAAGTAGCACAACCCAACATAGAGAGGTTTTGAGATTTAAGATAAATGAATCGTAGCCAAATAATAGGGATACGTCATGTAGCACAGTCAATGTAAAAGCTATGAAATATATAGATCAATAAGTTTTACAGCATTCTGGAAAATCATCTACATTATTGTACATTACAATGGAAATCAAGAGTACCTTCGGTAACAAACTTTAAACGTGAATGAATTtggaaaagagaaaaaatacaGCTTTTAGTGTAATGTGGTAAATATCTTCCATTTCAATTTCTCGGAGAAAAAGCCCAAAGTAGGAATCCCACAAATGTAGAAAGATACACAGTGGATTAAAATTGATCCGATATCCTATAGTCCATGCATCACATTTAAGGAAATGCCAGGGAGCTTGATGAGTATCAGTGATTCCTACGCGAGATTTACCTTTCATATTATCAAAAGTATGTGACTTTTATATGGGATATAATAATTGTGCCCTCGGTTTAAATTTCTGGTAAACCACTCAAGattgttaaacaatataatgCCAGGTTGCAAATGTTAGCTGACAATGAACTATTATTATTTACAGGGTGTACAAGTACCGTTAGATAAAACAGAACTAGGATTTGAAACAGGAGGTAGGTTACTTTGATGTCGAATAGAAAATATTACTAGAAACAATTTAATCGTTAATATAACAAAGCGATGATACATTCATACTTTATGAAGAAattaatttgtaattatatatataccgtattgaAGCCTAATGAGTGCACCTGTCCCTATAAGTGTACACCATGAACATTATCAGAAGAGGATGGGTGTGTTAAATGAAACATAAAAAGTTCCGTACCTCACTGACCTTCCAATATAATCTCCAGTCTTTTAACCAAAGACTTTAGATTGTTTTCACTACATTACGGTTGTGTTCACTACAAAACGGtagtaaatgaaaaaaaaagccAGATTTCACATAAGACCTcccctgtacatgtacatggttttattaagcACGCCCCTTTTGTGTTTTTAACTACACAGTGCACATATTAGGTGAAACACAgtatatattttcatgttttattaacAACTTCAATCATATGAATAATATCAAGATTAAGAAAGTTTTAATTTCAAACTGATTTGTCTATGAAATGTTATGTGTTGCAGATTATATCATCAATGAAGCTGCCAAAATTGTGCGGTTATTACATATAAAGGACTTAAGAGATCTACAGACTAAGATTAATGCCGCAATAGTTGGCGTACAAAGCATTACAGCCAACCCCAAAACTGACAGCAGGCTCGGCAAGGTTGGaagaatgtaaatatagctCCAACACAGATTGAAATCCCTACGAAAATTGAGAAaacaactacaactacaacTGTTGAACTGCTGAACAAGTTGATCAACTACCTAGTCACATCAGGACTTTGTAATCCCAGTAAAACTTTGCGATACAAACTTAAACATTAGCTTAGATAAAGGTACATTTAGTTATGATTCCATTTAAACATTGTGAGAACCTCCCATGTAGAACTATCTGGACCATATCTTTATCCCTATTGAAGGTCAGCGTCCCAACAACTATATGCTGTACTTTTCAAATCAATGAACTAAACACTGAGCTATTACTCTGGACAAACTACTAGCCTTGTATAACCTTATACAAACCAGCAGATTTGTTTTTGGACACTTTTATCTTAAGTGCTTATAATACTGTACAATAATATGacattgtaaattaaatgtatatatgtccaAAATATACCTGCTACGGATTTAATGattcattaaatttgttttgaaattgtcTGCCTTGTGAAGGGATATAACTGGCGATAACAGACACACGTTTGTCCATTCTCTGTGCTCTAGGCCCACAGCTTATAACCAGTAAAATATGGTACTGGACAAAACAGGAAAAGAAGTTTAAAGAATCCATTGGTCCATGCGCGGATGATAGATTGTAGGAAGTAAAATCTTCGTTACCTAGTAAGGAAATGCACTTAAAAGCTAAAATTTTTattaccaaacaaacaaaagtacTACTGTAGTTAAAGGGTTAAAGATACTACATCACCG
This DNA window, taken from Pecten maximus chromosome 3, xPecMax1.1, whole genome shotgun sequence, encodes the following:
- the LOC117324201 gene encoding RNA transcription, translation and transport factor protein-like codes for the protein MFRRKLCALEYQQADTFDHDNENEFRNLIVWLEDQKIRHFKIENRTGLRNINGGDWSKALQSYLEELGCPYQLAERTVFIDWLLGYAVRLDYGDSVDQYKTVTPDSVKAKAAAPAGSTNPLDNLDFNDADFKAGVASLSMILKVPPHADHLEQLKAICLLVKDRLSKEALEKAEAQPKGVQVPLDKTELGFETGDYIINEAAKIVRLLHIKDLRDLQTKINAAIVGVQSITANPKTDSRLGKVGRM